From Wolbachia endosymbiont (group A) of Longitarsus flavicornis, the proteins below share one genomic window:
- the grxD gene encoding Grx4 family monothiol glutaredoxin, with translation MSNFEQIKKNIAENDVVLYMKGTSDFPQCGFSGLVVSILKKLNVKFKCINVLENDEIRESIKKFSDWPTIPQLYIKGEFIGGCDITREMYEKGELQSLLKEKKIIAE, from the coding sequence ATGAGCAATTTTGAACAAATAAAAAAAAATATAGCAGAAAATGATGTAGTATTGTATATGAAAGGCACTTCTGATTTTCCTCAATGTGGATTCTCTGGACTCGTTGTGTCAATCCTTAAAAAATTGAATGTGAAGTTTAAGTGTATTAACGTATTGGAGAATGATGAAATACGTGAATCTATAAAAAAGTTTTCTGATTGGCCAACAATTCCACAATTATATATAAAGGGAGAGTTTATCGGTGGCTGCGACATAACCCGCGAGATGTACGAAAAAGGTGAATTGCAAAGCTTATTAAAAGAAAAAAAAATTATTGCGGAATAA
- a CDS encoding BolA/IbaG family iron-sulfur metabolism protein: MTIAIHELERIIKQSFPDADIKVHDLAGDDDHYHLKITSKRFLGKTKIEQHKMVHKALEGQSIHALQLETNT, translated from the coding sequence ATGACTATTGCAATTCACGAATTAGAGAGGATCATCAAACAATCGTTCCCCGACGCTGATATAAAGGTTCATGACCTTGCTGGAGATGATGATCATTATCATTTAAAAATAACCTCCAAGCGCTTTCTTGGAAAGACAAAAATAGAACAGCATAAAATGGTACATAAAGCTCTGGAAGGTCAGTCTATACACGCCTTGCAGCTAGAAACTAATACTTAA
- a CDS encoding malic enzyme-like NAD(P)-binding protein: MNDDLDSTTKQEALNYHSRGGKPGKISIMPTKPLSTQYDLSLAYSPGVAAPCLEIAKNPEVVYDYTAKSNCVAVISNGTAVLGLGNIGPLASKPVMEGKAVLFKRFADIDAVDIEVDTENIEDFINAVRYLGPSWGGINLEDIRSPDCFIIEKRLNELMDIPVFHDDQHGTAVVVAAGIENALDIVGKKLEDVKIIMNGAGAAGIACLEILKSMGAKNIVLCDKQGVIYKGRNEDMNEWKEKYAIDTSERSLLDTIKGADVFIGLSAKDVLNEEMLKSMGKDPIIFALANPNPEVRPEFAKSVRPDAIIATGRSDYNNQVNNVMGFPYIFRGALDVHATTINNEMKIAAADAIAKLAREPVPGEISAAYGGRKMSYGHEYIIPTPFDPRLISIVSPAVAKAAVYSGVARKAIQDWSKYENQLKSRLASALNTLNLLSSQLYNQ, encoded by the coding sequence ATGAACGATGATTTAGATAGTACCACAAAACAAGAGGCACTTAATTATCACAGTAGAGGTGGTAAACCTGGTAAAATTTCAATCATGCCAACAAAACCTTTATCTACCCAGTATGATTTGTCACTTGCTTATTCCCCTGGCGTTGCAGCTCCGTGCCTTGAAATAGCTAAAAATCCTGAGGTTGTTTATGATTATACGGCAAAAAGCAACTGTGTTGCTGTCATTTCAAATGGCACTGCAGTGCTTGGACTTGGTAATATCGGTCCTCTTGCTTCAAAACCGGTCATGGAAGGCAAAGCTGTTTTATTTAAGCGTTTTGCTGATATTGATGCAGTAGATATAGAAGTTGATACAGAAAATATAGAAGATTTCATCAATGCAGTAAGATATCTTGGACCAAGTTGGGGAGGAATAAATTTAGAAGATATAAGATCTCCCGATTGTTTTATAATAGAGAAACGTCTGAATGAACTGATGGACATTCCAGTATTCCACGATGATCAGCATGGAACTGCAGTAGTTGTTGCAGCTGGTATAGAAAATGCTCTTGATATTGTCGGAAAGAAATTAGAGGACGTTAAGATCATCATGAATGGTGCTGGAGCAGCCGGTATTGCATGTTTAGAAATACTAAAGTCCATGGGTGCTAAAAATATAGTGCTGTGTGATAAGCAAGGAGTAATATACAAAGGTAGAAACGAAGACATGAATGAGTGGAAGGAAAAGTATGCAATTGATACTTCCGAACGTTCTCTACTTGATACAATAAAAGGCGCTGATGTATTCATCGGACTATCTGCAAAAGATGTGTTAAATGAAGAGATGTTAAAGAGTATGGGCAAAGACCCGATTATTTTCGCTCTCGCCAACCCCAATCCAGAAGTAAGGCCTGAGTTTGCAAAATCTGTGAGGCCAGATGCAATAATCGCAACTGGTAGGTCAGATTACAACAACCAAGTCAACAACGTAATGGGATTTCCTTACATATTTAGAGGGGCGCTTGATGTACATGCAACAACAATAAATAATGAGATGAAAATTGCAGCTGCAGATGCAATAGCAAAGCTTGCCCGTGAGCCAGTACCAGGTGAGATATCTGCAGCCTATGGTGGTCGTAAAATGAGCTATGGGCATGAATATATAATACCTACTCCATTTGACCCAAGATTAATTTCTATAGTATCTCCTGCTGTTGCAAAAGCTGCAGTTTACTCAGGTGTTGCAAGAAAGGCAATACAAGATTGGAGCAAATATGAAAATCAATTAAAATCTCGCCTTGCTAGTGCACTCAACACGCTGAATCTACTATCTTCACAACTATATAATCAATAA
- the pgsA gene encoding CDP-diacylglycerol--glycerol-3-phosphate 3-phosphatidyltransferase has translation MLKKNVPNLLTISRALAVPAIILSFYIENKYAGLITISIFVFACITDFFDGYLARAWKVQSKFGKLFDPIADKLIVVSTIIMLVYKQKINDFTIVPSIIIICREILVSGLREFLIATNVSLPVSKAGKIKTFLQMVAVVALIMNDYYMIQYTGAICLWVAAIITVWSGYNYILAGIK, from the coding sequence ATGCTTAAGAAAAACGTGCCTAATTTGCTTACAATTTCTCGTGCGCTTGCAGTACCAGCAATAATATTAAGTTTTTATATAGAAAATAAATATGCAGGCCTGATAACAATATCAATCTTTGTATTTGCGTGCATTACGGATTTTTTTGATGGTTACCTGGCGCGTGCGTGGAAAGTCCAATCAAAGTTTGGCAAGCTATTTGATCCAATTGCTGATAAATTAATAGTGGTTTCAACGATAATTATGCTAGTTTATAAGCAGAAGATAAATGATTTTACAATAGTACCATCGATTATCATCATCTGTAGGGAGATATTAGTCTCGGGTTTGCGGGAGTTTTTGATAGCTACAAATGTTAGTCTACCTGTAAGCAAAGCTGGCAAAATTAAAACATTTTTGCAGATGGTTGCTGTAGTAGCGCTAATAATGAACGATTATTATATGATTCAATATACAGGTGCGATTTGTTTATGGGTTGCAGCTATTATAACTGTGTGGTCAGGCTATAATTATATCCTAGCCGGCATCAAATAG